A stretch of Halosimplex halophilum DNA encodes these proteins:
- a CDS encoding class I SAM-dependent methyltransferase has product MDPEDNRRGWADRSEKYSPEYYAEIGPNEVSETIADAFDYYLDDGAAILEVGCGSGRHLAHLRDRGFENLAGIDINADSFDVMADRYPRLAETGDFRTGAVEDLLPEYDDGAFDAVFSVETLQHIHPDDERVFEELTRVAGDLLVTAENEGNSPRRGRGEAEVSRVDDEFPLFHRDWRAVFTDLGCAQLLSEPTSRDTIRVFRVSSATRR; this is encoded by the coding sequence ATGGATCCGGAGGACAACAGGCGGGGCTGGGCCGACCGCTCGGAGAAGTACTCCCCCGAGTACTACGCCGAGATCGGCCCCAACGAGGTGAGCGAGACGATCGCCGACGCGTTCGACTACTACCTCGACGACGGGGCGGCGATCCTCGAGGTCGGCTGCGGCTCCGGCCGCCACCTCGCCCACCTCCGCGACCGCGGCTTCGAGAACCTCGCCGGGATCGACATCAACGCAGACTCCTTCGACGTGATGGCCGACCGCTACCCCCGGCTGGCGGAGACGGGCGACTTCCGGACCGGCGCGGTCGAGGACCTGCTCCCGGAGTACGACGACGGCGCCTTCGACGCCGTCTTCTCGGTCGAGACGCTCCAGCACATCCACCCCGACGACGAGCGGGTGTTCGAGGAGCTGACGCGGGTCGCGGGCGACCTGCTGGTCACCGCCGAGAACGAGGGCAACAGCCCCCGGCGCGGCCGCGGCGAGGCCGAGGTGAGCCGCGTCGACGACGAGTTCCCGCTCTTCCACCGCGACTGGCGGGCGGTGTTCACCGACCTCGGCTGCGCCCAGCTGCTCTCCGAGCCCACCAGCCGCGACACCATCCGCGTCTTCCGCGTGTCGTCGGCGACCCGTCGCTGA